Below is a window of Natronorubrum halophilum DNA.
TCGAGCATGACCTCCTCGACGACTTCGTCGACAGTCATCCCGCGGCGGTCCGCCGTCGCCGGGAGCTGTTTGGCGACGAGTGCGGTCTTGACGTAGGCGGTACTGACGGAAAACGAGCGGACGGTTCCGTCACCCTCGGCGGCGATGGACTGCGTCAGCCCTCGGAGGCCGAACTTCGTGGTGTTGTAGGCGACCTTATCGCGGGTGACGATGTGACCGTGGACCGAACACATGTTCGCGACGACGCCGCCCCCGTCCTCTCGAAAGTGGGGCATGCACGCTTTCGACAGCACGAACGGCGCTCGCTGCATCACCGCCTGCATCGTGTCGTACTTCTCGAGGGGGAACGATTCGATCGGGGCCACGTGTTGCAGGCCGGCGATGTTCGCGAGATAGCGAATCGAGCCGTGGTCGGCGGCCTCGTCGACGATCCGCTCCAGATCGTCGTCGACGGTGAGATCGGCGACGATCGGGACGATCTCGCCCGGTAAAGATAGCTCCTTGACCGTCGATATCGTCTCGTCGAGACCCGCTTCGTCCAGGTCCGTTCCGGCGACGGTAAGCCCGTTCGCGGCGAACGCGAGCGCCGTCGCCCGCCCGATCCCGGATCCAGCGCCGGTAACGATGACGACGTTTTCGGGCGCGTAGTGTGGATCGTCGAGCACGAGAAAGTCGTCTGCGGTCGGTGCCGTCGGGCCGTACCGCTCCATCGCCTCGTCGATGGTCATGTCAGCCATACCCACAAGCGAACGACTCCGGGTAAATATCTATCGGACGGCGGACCCGAACCGCAAGGCGGAGTCGCGGTTCATCGGTTCCGGCTGACCGGAAACCCGACCCGGTCCGGGTTGTCGTTCATCCGCTCGAGGATGCGTTCGTAGAGGTCGTTGCGGACGCGCTGGCTCGTACGCGGGTGCACGAGATACCGGAGTCGGAGGTCGACCCACGACTCCTCCTGGACGACGTTCACCGACGGCCCGTCGCGGACCTCGAGTTCGACCGGCGTTTTCGCGAGTCGCTTCCGGTACAGTTCGACAGCCCGTTGCATGTCTTCGCCCAGGTAGTCCGTCGCCTCCTCGATCATGAGGGCGCGTGCGAACTCGAGGTCGGTTTCGTAGGCGACCTGAATCGAGAGTTCGTTCCAGACGTGCGGGAACGACCGGTAGGAGTAGTTGTACACGTGCGAGGAGAGAACGACGCTATTGGGGAGGGTGATCACTCGCCCCGAGGGCTGGTTCGAGGAGACGAGTTCGCCGTTGATCTCCCAGAGCGTCGTTACCAGAAAGTCGACTTCGACGACGTCACCCTTCGACCCCTCGATGGCGACGCGGTCGCCGACGCCGTACGGGCGTTTGATCATGATGTACAGCCACCCGATGAGCGAGAAGAGGGGCTGTTGCAGGGCGAAGGTGACGGCGAAGCCGACGATACCGAGCGAGAACAACACGCCGACGTACTGTCTGGTGAGCACGCTGAGGACGCCGACGGTACCGAGTACGATGAAGGTCAGTCGAACGACGTTTTTGAGGTCGTGTCGTCGCCGTTTGTCGGCCGTCCGCGTCAGAAGGACCCGGGCGACCAGAGCGTAGCCGCCGAAGGCAGCGAAGCCGACGGCGGCGATCAGTAGCGCCTGGGCGAGCAGGCTGGTGGCGGGAACGCCACCGACTTCGCCCGAGACCACTGCGACGTCGAACCGTCGAACGATACCAGCAGTCACGCCGAATCCGAGCGCAACTAGCAAGGAGACGGAGCCGAGATGGCGGTTCACGTGCGTCGGTGACGCGCGGGCTACAAAAAGCTGATTGCGACCGTATCCGGTCGAGTGCCGTCTCGAACGGCGTTCGCGCCGTAATTCGGTTGGCGATCGATCACGTCGGATCACCGGCCGTTCGTCGTAACGCCTTTCGTTCCGCCAGCAAAACATCCAGGGAAGAATGCGTCCGCGGAGGATCCACCAATGTACGTACTAATCGTCGGTGCGGGTCAAGTCGGACAGATGATCGCTTCGAATCTCGAGGACTCACACGACGTCGCGGTGGTCGAACGCGACCCGGACATCGTCGACGAGATCACGTACTCGTACGACGTCCTCGCCGTCGAAGGCGACGGAACGGATCTCGAGGCCCTTCGAGAGGCGGGCCTCGGTCGGGCTGATCTCGTCGTCGCGTGTACGAACGATGACGAGACGAACATCGTCGTCTGCGGGACCGTCAAGACCGTAGACGACGTCTTTACGATCGCACGAGTGCGGAATCGAACGCTGTTGAACACGTGGCAGGGATCGCAGGACGCTTTCGGGGTGGGCTTTATGGTCTGTACCGACCTGCTGGTCGCCCAGACGATCTTCCGGATCTCCGGGTTCCCGCGGGCACAGGACGTCGAGATGTTCGCCGGCGGACTCGTCAGGATGGCCGAGTTCGATATCGACGCCGAGAGCCCACTCGTCGGCCGACGCGTCGAGGAGGCCGATCAGTACGATTCGATGACGTTCGCCGGCGTCTTCCGGGGCGACGAGATGATCGTCGCCCGCGGCGACACCGTTTTCCAGGCCGACGACCGGATCGTCGTCATCGGGAGCCCCAGTTCGGTCAAGGAGTTCGCGATGGAGGTGTGCATCCCCGAGGGAACCTCGAGCGCGGACGACGTGGTCGTCGTCGGCGGCAGCGAGATCGGCTTTCAGACCGCTCGCGAATTCGAGGCCCACGGCTTCGAGCCGCGACTGATCGAACGTGACCACGAACGCGCCCGCGAAATCGCCGAAGCGCTTCCCAAGACGTTCGTCATGGAGAGCGACGCGACCGACACGGACTTCCTCTCCCGCGAACACATCGACGAGGCCGACATCGTCATCGCCGCCCTCGACAGCGACGAGAAGAACCTGCTCGTCTCGCTGCTCGCGCGTCGGGTCGGCGTCGGTCGGACGGTCGCGATCATCGAGAACACCGAGTACACCGATCTCTTCGAGACCGTCGGCATCGACGTCGCGATCAATCCTCGTGAAGAGACCGCCGAAGAGATCGTCCGCTTTACCCGGACCGACCAGACCGAGAAGATCGCCATGCTCGAGCACGACCGCGCAGAGGTCATCGAGGTCGAACTCGGGCCGGGGAGCGCCCTGGCTGGCCGGTCGATCGCGGACTCGATGGCGGACTTGCCCGACTGCGTCGTCATCGGTGCGATCTCGCGCGGCGGCGATCTCATCACGCCCCGCGGGACGACGGTTCCCCAGCCCGGCGATCACATCGTGATCTTCGTCGATGCGACCGTACTGGACGAGATATCGGCAGTGCTGTGAGTCGTCCGATCCCGCTTCGAGACATGGGATCCGTGTCGACCGCCACTACCTGTAGAGATCGAGTTCCCGGAAGGCCGCTCCCAGCAGCACTGCGATCGGGATAATCTCGAGGCGACCGATCCACATATTGCCGATCAACATCAGCTTGGTTACCGCCGGCATCTCCGGACCGGTGATCCCCGTGCCCAGTCCGACGGTACTCTGAGCGCTCATCACGTCGAAGATAATGTACTTGAGGGGATACGCTGACGGCAACATCCAGAGGAAGACGGCGACGCCGACGGCGAGTCCGGCGATCCAGAGGATGAAGACGACTGCTGCTTCGGTGTATTCACGCTGGACCTGTGACTGGTCGAGGGTTCGCTCGTCGAGACGGAGCCGTCGAATCGCGCTGGCCGGTGTGAAGACGCTCCTAATCTGCCAGACAGTTCCCTTGACGAGGGTGATGACGCGGATGAGTTTGAGACCTCCGACCGTCGACCCGGCCGCTGCACCCGTAAGCATCCCCAGACAGAGCAACAGGGTCGTCCCGGCCGTCCAGATCTGCTCGGTTCCATCGCCGATCGCTGTCGTACCGAATCCGGCGTTCGATGTCGCGGAAACGAACTGGAACAACGCGATCCGGAACGTCTCCTCGAACGTGTCGTACTGGCCATTGGTCCAGAGGAGCGCCGTCAGCGCAACGGATCCTACCGAAAACCAGATGAACACCCAGCGGGTCTGGATATCGGTGTAAAAGTTCCGCAGGTGGCCTTTGAGAATCAGGTAGTGAACCGGGAACGCGATACTGCCCGCGACCATCACCGGGATGACCGCGTACTCGATTACCGCGCTGTCGTAGTAACCGATCGAATCGGCGTGGACCGAGAATCCACCGGTCGAAATGGCCGTCATCGCGTGGTTGATGGAATCCGACAGCGGCATTCCGGCGGCGAGAAACAGCGCGACCCCGGCGAGCGTGATTCCGAGGTAAATCTTCCAGATCTCCGTGACCGTCGAGACGATACTCGGATGGATCTTCTCGGAGCGAGCCTCGCTCTCGTAGAGCGTGAGCGACCCGCTGCCAGGACGGGCGAGAATCGCGACGGTCAGAACGATGACGCCGACACCGCCGATCCATTCGGTGAACGACCGCCACCACTGCAGCGATCGGGGGAGGTCCTCCTCTATCATCGCCATCGTCAACCCAGTGCTGGTGAAGCCGCTGATACTCTCGAAAATTCCGTTCAGTGGGTGGCGAAAGACGGAAACTGTCTCGTTCATCGGCGGCGCGTTCGCCCACGCGGGATACGGATTCAATGCGATCGTCCACGCAACGAGCAAGAACGGGAGCCCACCGAGGATGCCGACCGTCCCCCACGCGGCAGCCGCCGTAACCATCGCCTCGAGTTTTCCCGAATCCGCCACCTGCTGATACCGGCGCGCGAGCCAGATCCCGAGACCACCCATCACGACAGCCGAGATGGTGAACGCCGGGACTGCGTAGAACTCTTGATTGATGACGGCGACCGCGATCGAAACGAACGCCATCAACGAGACGACCTGCAGGATTCGACCGAGGTCTCGTCCCACTGCCGGATACCGTACCCTCATGGATGTCGCCGGTAAACGCCTCAACCGCGTCGGACAGGGCGGAGTCGTCGGTAAAGACCGTCACCTGATCGCCAGTCCGGATCGTCGTATCGCCTCGCGGCGCGCGGATTTCCTCGCCGCGTTTGAGCGCGACGACGAGACAGCCGTCCGGAAGTGAGCCCGTCTCGATGGCCGTCTCGAGCGGTTGACCGTCCATCGGCGCGCCGTCGGTCACGGTCAACTCCACGAGTTCGGTCTCGTCGTCGAATTCGATGAAATCGCTGACGTTGGGGTATCGAACGGAGTGATAGAGATAATCCGCGATCAATCGTTGCGGGTTCTCGATGAGCGTGACGCCGATTTTCTCGAAGATCGGCAGGTTCTCCGTATCGTGAACCACGCTGACGAGGTTCGGGACGTCGTGTTCCTGGGCGAGCAACATCACCATAATGTTGACCGCATCGATGTCCGTCGTCGAGATGACTGCATCCGCGCGGTCGATACTAGCGTCTTTGACCGTCCCATTTTTCGTCGCGTCGGCGTTGAGTACGAGACAGTCGTACTCCGAGGCGACATCGTTCGCTCGCTCCTCGTCGGTCTCGATGACGACGACGTCGTTTCCGTCGCGGACCGCGAGGTCGATTAGATTCGAACCGATACTCCCTGCGCCGATGATAACGAGATACATTCTCAAAGCCTCTCTACTGATCGTTCGAGCCGCGTCTCGAGAACACGATAAGGGGTAGTTCGGTCTCGGTTATTACTCTATACGACTCGCCGATAGCCGATTCGAGAACACCACACGCCGCCCTCGTTCGCAATCGGGAGTCGACGTGGCTCGCGATGTCGTCAGTCATCGGTCATTCATCGCGATCCGAATTGGCCGCTCGTGACGCTGATTACACGACATCGATTCACTACCGCAGCTTTTCGATTCGGTACTATAAACTCTCTCATCTATGGATACAGTAGATACTCCGCGGGATATTTTCGCACTCGTTCATCATCTGGAGGAGTGCTCGGATGAGCAGTAGGGATCGTGACGAGCGATAAAAAGCAGAACCCTTCAATCTCGCGAGCGTACCCGTCCGTATGAGCATCCGCTTGGACGAAGTAAACAAACGCATCATCCATGCGTTGATGAACGATGCGCGGGGCACGTCCGCACCGACGATCGCCGAGGAAGTCGGCGTTTCGCCAGCGACGATTCGAAACCGGATTCACCAACTCGAGGACGCCGGAATCATCCGCGGCTACCACGCGAACGTCGATTTCGACGCCGCTGACGAGATGCTCACGACGCTCTACGTGGCGACAGCACCCATCGAAGAGCGCGCGCGACTCGCCCAGCAGGTCCGAACGATCACCGGCGTCGTCAACGTTCGCGAGTTCGTGGCTGGAACAGAGAATCTCCACATACTCACCGTGGGCAACGACGTCGAAGCGATAAACGACATCGCTCGAGAGCTAACGTCGCTCGGCATTGATATCGACGACGAAAAAGTCGTCCGAACGGAGCAGTTTCAGGCGTACCACCCGTTCGGCCCCGCCGAAATCCACCAGCAGTTCTCCAACTATATTAGCCTCGCCGGCGGCAACGAAGTCGTCGAACTCACCGTCGATGCCGACGCACCGATCGCCGGGTTGACCTTAGAACGCGCCGCGCGCGAGGGGCTCCTCGAGGACGGCGTACTCGTCGTCTCGATCGAGCGCGACGACGCCGTGTTGACGCCGCGGGGGGAAAGCGAGATTCGAGCCGGCGACATCCTGACCGTTCTCTCCCGCGGCGGCTTTACCGAGCGTCTGTTCGATACGTTCGAAACCGGATCGAACTAGTCGCTGACGCGAGGTGAAGCGGTCGGAACGAACGGGGTCGGTCGGAGTTGATCGTCACGGGAGCCGGGTTTTCGGGCGACCGTCGAGTGAGAGCCGTGGACGACCGTCAATCGTTTCGACTGCCGAACAACCGATTCCAGAGCGACCGTTTTGTCGGCCGTTCGGCCAGGAGGACGGAACAGTCGACCTCGTTGACGACGCTGTAGGCGAGCGAGCCACGCAGCAGCCGAGAGAGCAGCCCGCGTTCGGTCGCCCCGAGGACGATCAGCGAGTGATCCCGAGCCGCCGTCGCGATAGCGTCCTCAACGTCGTCCGAGGCATCGACGCGGATCGTCGCGTTCTCGAGGTCGTGATCCGCCGCCCAATCGGTCAGGAACGCTTCGCCCTCCGCCTCCTCCCCCTCGTCGACGACGTGCAACAGCGTGATCTCGGAACCGAGTTGGTCGCGCATATATCGAGCCATCTCGGCGCTGAGATCGGAGTCTGGACCGCCGGCGGTCGGGACCAGTACGCGGTCAGTCTCGAGACCGCGGTCGTTCAAGACGAGGAAGTCACACGGCAGATCGTGGGTCAACTCCTCGAGTGGCCGTTCCGCGCGACCGGCGGTCCAGGGTCGGTCGGGGCCCCAGCCCATGACGACGGTGTCCGCGTTCTCGCGGCGAGCCACGTCGAACACTTCTTCGAACGAGCGATGAGACACAACTGTCCGAATGTTGACGGGAGCGTCGACCGTTTCCGTACTCTCCCGAACCTGATTCATCAATTTCCGAGATTCGTCGTCGATACGCTGGATGTGTTTGGAGCCCTCGACGAGCGGCGTCTGGTCGGGAACCTCGACGATGTGGACCGCCTGGACGACGCCGTCGTTGGCCTTGGCAACGACGCTCGCCAGTGAGAGGAGGTGGGCTTCAGTCCGCGGGTTCGAGACCGGGACCACCACGGTGTACTCGCTTCTACCGGACGGCTTCGCCGCGGTCGCAGCGGAGACGGCCGCATCTGGCATCTCCTCGGATCGCGAGAGGATGTAGTCGCTCAATACGCCCTCGCGATCGGTTTCGTGGCGGGCGTAGATGCCGTACCAGGCGATCGCACCAAGGACGAACGCTAACCCCAGCGCGATCTCGATCTGATTCATGAACGCGATCAATCCGAGCGAGAACACCACGCCCAGAATTGGCGTAATCGGGTAGAACGGCACGGTGAAGTCCGGATCGTACTCCGGCACGTCAGCCTCACGAAAGACGATCAGCGCGACATTGATGAGCGCGTAGACGACGAGATGGAGAACGCTCGCCGCTTTCGAGAGAACCTCCAGGTCGCCGCCGAGGACGACGATAAAGAGGAGGATCATCGCACCGGTAACGGCGATCGACCGGTACGGCGTGGCGAATCGCGGATGGATCTCGTTGAGCCAGTCGGTGACGATCTTGTCACGGCCCATCGCGAAGTTGATGCGTGCGGAGGCGAGGATCGACGCGTTCGCGCTCGAGGCCGTCGCAAGCAGTGCAGCCAGTGTGATCGAGGTAACGCCGATCACGCCGAGATTGCCCTCGAAGATCACGCTCGCGACATCCGACATCGGGGTGTCGATGTCGATCTGGTCGTAGGGAATGATGCCGACCATGAGGCCGACGAGAATCGAGTAGACGACCATCACGATGGCAACGCTGCCGATGATGGCGATGGGGAGATTTTGGCCCGGATTTTTGAGTTCCTCGCCGATCGTCGCGATTTTGGCGTAGCCGAGGTAGGAGACGAACACGAGCGCAGTCCCCGGGAGCATCTCGCCGTAGCCAAGCGGCGCGATCCCACCGTCGATGGTGACCGTTCCCCAGTCGAACGAGAAGAAGCCGACGAGCGCAAAAACGGCCAGGATCCCGAGTAGGAGGGTGACGATAGCCGTCTGAATGCCTCCCGTCTCCTTCGCACCGATGTAGTTGATGCCGACGAAAACGACCCCGGCAATCAGGGCACCGATCTGGATATCGGCCAGGACCAGCGGCCCGAGAACGATCGTCGGCAGCAGTGCGATACTCCCGAGGCCAGGTATCGGTATGACGACGCCGTCGAGCAGCGTTGTAAGGTAGCCGCCGAACCCGATACAGTAGAAGGCGCTTGCAAAGGCAAGCCCCATCCAGTCGCCCATTCCGGAGACCGATCCGAACAGGGGACCGAGCGCGCGATTGATGTAGTAGTACGCACCGCCCGCTTTGGGCATCGCCGTCCCGAGTTCGCTCACCGAGAACGCGTTTATCATGGCGATCATGCCGCCGATGATAAACGAGAGGACGACGATCGGACCCGCCTCTTGGGCCGCGACGCCCGGAAGAACGAAGATCCCCGCGCCGATCATCGTTCCGATCCCGATCGCGAGCGCGGAAAACAATCCGAGATCTTTGGCGAGTTCCTCGTCTCCGCCGGTCATCGTCGGTCCCTCCGTCTCGAGCGATTGTCAAATACCAGTAAGAGTGACATGGTTGGGTTCGGAGCGTAAAGGACACTCCCGATACCGTGATCAATAGATCGATCCCTCTTAAGGCATTCGCCTTCCTGAATATATGGCCGAGTCAATAACGCATTCAAAATCTAGTGCGCCATTAATTATCGAATCCGGATGTTTCCCTCGGCCGTTCGGGGCTGTCATCCCGACCCGTCGGCTTCGGCGTGATACCGATCTCGTCCGCCGACTCGTCGCCGCTGGCGCCGAAGATCCGTTCGCGGAACGTGCGTTTGTGACGTTTCTCCGCGAGCAACACCGAACAGTCGACCTCATCGAGAACGTCGAGAATGAGCGAACCGCGGGCGAGTCGCTCGAGGACGCCCTTCTCCGTCGCGCCGATGATCAGCAACGTCGCGTCCGACGCAGCCTCGGCGATACGGGTCTGGACGTCGCCGGTCTCGACCCTGCACGTCGCGTCCTCGAGGCCGCGGTCGCGAGCCCAGTTCTGGAGGAACTGCCGTCCCCGCTCGCGGTCGTCGGCGACGTGGAACAGCGTCACGTCCGCGTCGAACAGGTCTTGAAGCGCGCGCGCGACAGCCGCCGCGAGATCCGAATCGGGGCCGCCGGCGGTCGGGAGCAGGATTCGAGACGGGTCGAATCCACGGTCGCGAAAGACCAGGAAGTCACACGGGAGCGACCGCGCGAGTTCGTCGACGGTGGTTTCTACGCGACCCGGCGAGCCGTGAGAGTCGGGACCCCACCCCATCACACAGCTGTCGACGCCGTATCGTTTTGCGGCGTCGAACACTTCCTCGATGCCGCGGTGTGAGAGCACCACGTGCGTTTCCACGTCGACGCCGTACGTCTCGGCGTCCGCCCGCGCCTGCTCGAGCAGGTGCGCGGCCGCTTCGTGGTCCTTCTGTTTCCGAGCGGCCCGCAACGAGGTTTGATCGGGCACTTGCTCGATGTTAACGGCGACGACCGTCCCGTCGTGTTGGGCGGCGATCGCCGATCCGAGTGTGATGAGATGTTTTTCGTGAGCGGGGTTCGCGAGCGGGACCATCACCCGGTAGTCACCGCCCTCGGGTTGAACGGACGTGGTCGCGGAGACGGCCGCGTTCGGGAGTTCCTCCGAGCGCTCGAGGACGTAGTCGGCGAGAACCCCTGGCGACTCGATCTCCGAGCGGGCGTAGCCGAGGTACCAGACGACGCCGAAGACCACGAATCCCATCGAGAGCAGGATGACGATCGGTTCGATGAACGCGATCAGCGCGAACGAGAAGACCGCGCCCAGAATCGGCGTCGCGGGGTAGAACGGCACGGTGAAGTCCGGATCATAACCCGCGGGTTTGGCCTCCCGGAAGACGATCAACGCGATGTTCAAGAGACCGTAGACGATGAGGTGGAGAACGCTGCCAGCGGTTGCCAGTATCTCGAGGTTTCCAAAGGCGATAAACAGGAGGATGAACGCGCCCGTGATCGCAATCGCGCGGTAGGGCGTCGCAAAGCGTGGATGGATCTCGTTGATCTTCGGCGAGATCAGTTTGTCCCGGCCCATCGCGAAGTTGATTCGGGAGGACGCGAGGATCGACGCGTTCGCCGACGATGCGGTTGCGAGCAGCCCGCCGAGCAACAGCGCCGCGGCACCGACGGGACCGATCAACAGTCGAGCGACGTCGACGACGGCGGTTTCGTTGTTCGCGACGAGGCTGGTTTCGACGGCCGCGAGGATCGCGAGGAGAATCAGGGCGTACATCACGGTGACGATCACGACGCTCCCGATCACCGCCCGCGGGAGGTTCTTCCCCGGTTCCTGAATCTCTTCGGCGACGGACGTGATCTGGACGAAGCCGAGGTAGGAGACGAATATCAACCCCGTCACCGGCAACAGGGGTGCCCAACCGAACGGGTCGATCGGACGGAGCGTTTCCAGATCGGCGTTGAGCAGGCCGAACAGGGTAAAGACCGCCAGAATTCCCATGAGTACGATGACGATAACGTTCTGCAGCCGCCCCGTCTCCTTCGCGCCGATGTAGTTGATCGCGATGAAAAACCCCGCGCCGACCAGCCCGATCAGCTGGGCCGAGTCGAAGCCGAGGGGGCCGAGTGTCACCGACGAGATACTTACGAACTGGTTGACGTACTCGCCGAACCCGTACATGTAAAACGCCGAGGCGAACGCGAGCCCCATCCAGTTGCCCCAGCCGGCGATCGAACCGAACAGCGGCCCGAGTCCCTGGTTCACGTAATAGTATGCACCGCCGGAGACGGGCATCGCCGTCCCGAGTTCGGATGCCGAAAGCGCCGTGAGCAGCGCGAGTCCGCCACCGACGACGAACGCCAACGCCGCCAGCGGCCCGAGCTCCGCCACCGCCGGTCCGGGGAGGACGAAGATCCCCGCCCCGATCATCGTCCCGACGCCGATGGTCAACGCGGCGAGCGGGCCGATGTCCTTGGCGAGTTCCTCATCGCTTCCGCTCATGGTTCCTCCTCAGTACTCGTTCACCGGGAATCAGCTGTGGATTGCGTGTCATTCTGTGTTACGAACTGCGGGAATCGGTCGCCGAGTATCCGTCACGATAGCGCACTCAGATGTGGCCGGAATGTTCTGTCGAACTGAAAGTCACGCCTGAACGGAGTCCATCCCGAGCATAGTGAGGCGAAGTAGGACTCACCCCTTAACAGGTTCGTTTACCGCTCGAGACCCGACTCCGATCGAGCCGTTCGTCACCGTCTCAAACCGAGTGCCGTCTGCGGTCCGGTTATCGGGTCGCTTCTTCGAGAATGTGAGTAATGGCCCAGATGACCCAGATAAAGACGAGAACGACAAAGACGCCCATCTCGAGGCGAACGAACGAACCGTGCCAGACGGCGAGAATGACCGCAACGACCGTAATCGAAACGGCGGTAACGGTAAAAATGTCGAAAAAGGAGGAGGGCTCTCGAACGCTGGGCAGTCGAGTCATGCCAATCACGTACTCGTAGGGGGCCAACGCATATAGATCATCGGTCAACACGTCTGGACGACGGAAGCGGTGAGCGATCAGGTGTCGATACGTGGCGTCCGCCAGCGAGCCGGGAGGCTAGGTCCGGATCTAACTTCAATAGAATTATGTGCGACCGAAATTTTGGAGTAGCGTGTTTCTGGCAGTGCCGTCGCCAGATGTGTGAGCATGAATATACGTGTTAACTGGCAGGCAAGCATTGCCCTCACTGGAACCGTTCTCAAATATCTCGCCCTCGCGCTGCTCGTCCCGCTCGTCGTCGCCATCATCTATCAGGAGGATATTTTCGCTTTCGTGGCGACCATCGTGATTACCGTCACCGTCGGATTCCTTCTCGAGCAACTCGATCCCGATCCCGATCTGCAACCGCGGGAGGCGCTGTTGCTGGTCGCGATCGCGTGGCTCGCCGTCGCGATCATCGGATCGGTTCCGTACGTGATCGCGGGCTACGACACCGCTTCCACGCTTGCGCATCCGGTGAACGCACTCTTCGAGTCGATGTCCGGGTTCACGACGACGGGAGCGACGGTGATGGGCGAGATTTCCGTCGACGATCACTCCCACGCGATCATGATGTGGCGACAGCTCACGCAGTGGCTCGGCGGCATGGGGATCATCGTGCTGATGATCGCGATCCTACCGGAACTCGCCGTCAACGGTGCACAGCTGATTCGAACGGAGGCACCGGGACCGGAGTTACAGAAGCTCACCCCCAAGATCGCCGAAACGGCCCGCATCCTCTGGCTCGTCTACTTCGGGTTTACGGTCGTCCTCATCGGGTTGCTCTACGGGCTCAATCGCGTAGGAGTAGCTCCCGAAATGACCTTCTACAACGCCGTCGCACACGGCTTTTCGACCCTGCCGACTGGCGGGTTCTCGCCCGAAGCGAACAGTATCGCGGCGTTCTCGGCGGTCGTTCAGTGGGTCATCATCCCGTTCATGGTCGTTGCCGGGACCAACTTCGCGCTCTTTTGGTACGTGTTACACGATGAGCCGCGACGGATCGTTCAGAATACCGAGTTTCGCACCTATGCCGGGGCAATCGCGGTTCTCGCGGGGCTTCTCGGTGCGCTGTTGTACAGCGGTGGGGCACCCCCACTCGGCGACCTGGGCGGGACGACCGAGGGAGTAGGCGAGAACGCTATTCGACAGGCGCTGTTCCAGACCGTCTCGCTGTTGAACTCGACGGGATTCGCGACGAGCAACTTCGCACAGTGGGACGGGGCCGCACAGGTGGTCCTCCTGACCGCCATGTTTATCGGCGGCAGCGCCGGTTCGACCGGTGGCGGGATCAAGATCATCCGCTGGCTGGTCGTGTTGAAAATCGCTCGCCGGGAACTGTTCACCGCTGCGCACCCCGAGGCCGTAAAGCCGATCCGGATCGGCGGGTACGTCGTCGACGAGGACGTGATCCGTGGCGTGCTCGGCTTTACGTTCCTCTTCTTGCTCATCTTCGCCTTCGCAACGGTGTTCCTCATCGTCGATGCGGCCCGCGTCGGCTACTCGCTGACGCCCCTCGAGGCCATCGGCGCGAGTATCGCGACGATCGGGAACATCGGTCCGGGATTCGGCGCGGTCGGCCCGTTCGGAAGCTACCTCGAGTTTCCGGTAACCTCGAAACTCGTGATGATCTTCCTCATGTGGATCGGTCGCCTCGAAATTATTCCGGTGCTCGTCCTGTTCACG
It encodes the following:
- a CDS encoding amino acid permease, encoding MTGGDEELAKDLGLFSALAIGIGTMIGAGIFVLPGVAAQEAGPIVVLSFIIGGMIAMINAFSVSELGTAMPKAGGAYYYINRALGPLFGSVSGMGDWMGLAFASAFYCIGFGGYLTTLLDGVVIPIPGLGSIALLPTIVLGPLVLADIQIGALIAGVVFVGINYIGAKETGGIQTAIVTLLLGILAVFALVGFFSFDWGTVTIDGGIAPLGYGEMLPGTALVFVSYLGYAKIATIGEELKNPGQNLPIAIIGSVAIVMVVYSILVGLMVGIIPYDQIDIDTPMSDVASVIFEGNLGVIGVTSITLAALLATASSANASILASARINFAMGRDKIVTDWLNEIHPRFATPYRSIAVTGAMILLFIVVLGGDLEVLSKAASVLHLVVYALINVALIVFREADVPEYDPDFTVPFYPITPILGVVFSLGLIAFMNQIEIALGLAFVLGAIAWYGIYARHETDREGVLSDYILSRSEEMPDAAVSAATAAKPSGRSEYTVVVPVSNPRTEAHLLSLASVVAKANDGVVQAVHIVEVPDQTPLVEGSKHIQRIDDESRKLMNQVRESTETVDAPVNIRTVVSHRSFEEVFDVARRENADTVVMGWGPDRPWTAGRAERPLEELTHDLPCDFLVLNDRGLETDRVLVPTAGGPDSDLSAEMARYMRDQLGSEITLLHVVDEGEEAEGEAFLTDWAADHDLENATIRVDASDDVEDAIATAARDHSLIVLGATERGLLSRLLRGSLAYSVVNEVDCSVLLAERPTKRSLWNRLFGSRND
- a CDS encoding amino acid permease yields the protein MSGSDEELAKDIGPLAALTIGVGTMIGAGIFVLPGPAVAELGPLAALAFVVGGGLALLTALSASELGTAMPVSGGAYYYVNQGLGPLFGSIAGWGNWMGLAFASAFYMYGFGEYVNQFVSISSVTLGPLGFDSAQLIGLVGAGFFIAINYIGAKETGRLQNVIVIVLMGILAVFTLFGLLNADLETLRPIDPFGWAPLLPVTGLIFVSYLGFVQITSVAEEIQEPGKNLPRAVIGSVVIVTVMYALILLAILAAVETSLVANNETAVVDVARLLIGPVGAAALLLGGLLATASSANASILASSRINFAMGRDKLISPKINEIHPRFATPYRAIAITGAFILLFIAFGNLEILATAGSVLHLIVYGLLNIALIVFREAKPAGYDPDFTVPFYPATPILGAVFSFALIAFIEPIVILLSMGFVVFGVVWYLGYARSEIESPGVLADYVLERSEELPNAAVSATTSVQPEGGDYRVMVPLANPAHEKHLITLGSAIAAQHDGTVVAVNIEQVPDQTSLRAARKQKDHEAAAHLLEQARADAETYGVDVETHVVLSHRGIEEVFDAAKRYGVDSCVMGWGPDSHGSPGRVETTVDELARSLPCDFLVFRDRGFDPSRILLPTAGGPDSDLAAAVARALQDLFDADVTLFHVADDRERGRQFLQNWARDRGLEDATCRVETGDVQTRIAEAASDATLLIIGATEKGVLERLARGSLILDVLDEVDCSVLLAEKRHKRTFRERIFGASGDESADEIGITPKPTGRDDSPERPRETSGFDN
- a CDS encoding TrkH family potassium uptake protein, producing MNIRVNWQASIALTGTVLKYLALALLVPLVVAIIYQEDIFAFVATIVITVTVGFLLEQLDPDPDLQPREALLLVAIAWLAVAIIGSVPYVIAGYDTASTLAHPVNALFESMSGFTTTGATVMGEISVDDHSHAIMMWRQLTQWLGGMGIIVLMIAILPELAVNGAQLIRTEAPGPELQKLTPKIAETARILWLVYFGFTVVLIGLLYGLNRVGVAPEMTFYNAVAHGFSTLPTGGFSPEANSIAAFSAVVQWVIIPFMVVAGTNFALFWYVLHDEPRRIVQNTEFRTYAGAIAVLAGLLGALLYSGGAPPLGDLGGTTEGVGENAIRQALFQTVSLLNSTGFATSNFAQWDGAAQVVLLTAMFIGGSAGSTGGGIKIIRWLVVLKIARRELFTAAHPEAVKPIRIGGYVVDEDVIRGVLGFTFLFLLIFAFATVFLIVDAARVGYSLTPLEAIGASIATIGNIGPGFGAVGPFGSYLEFPVTSKLVMIFLMWIGRLEIIPVLVLFTGAFWKR